In one Nitrososphaera viennensis EN76 genomic region, the following are encoded:
- a CDS encoding pyridoxamine 5'-phosphate oxidase family protein: MMEFRLADNYAKPMQEGEVTELLNQPSILRIAMIDARDGTPLVHPVWHYYEDGKFFLTTYAGGAKARSLKKNPDVYFLVDVADKGPPYGVRGKGKARVIDDPEYAKKVISRHIMRYLGSPDSQEAKMLIENAKNYSVIEIAPLYMATWKY; the protein is encoded by the coding sequence ATGATGGAGTTTCGGCTTGCCGACAACTATGCAAAGCCGATGCAGGAAGGAGAGGTCACCGAGCTCCTGAATCAGCCCAGCATCCTGCGGATAGCCATGATTGACGCGCGCGACGGCACGCCTCTGGTCCACCCTGTCTGGCACTACTACGAGGATGGGAAATTCTTTCTTACCACCTACGCTGGCGGCGCCAAGGCCCGGTCGCTCAAAAAGAATCCTGACGTTTACTTCCTTGTGGACGTGGCCGACAAGGGCCCGCCTTATGGGGTCCGCGGCAAGGGGAAGGCCCGAGTCATAGACGATCCCGAGTATGCGAAAAAGGTGATATCCCGACACATAATGAGGTACCTGGGATCTCCAGATAGCCAAGAAGCAAAGATGCTGATTGAAAATGCCAAGAATTACAGCGTCATCGAGATCGCGCCGCTTTACATGGCGACTTGGAAATACTAG
- a CDS encoding ABC transporter permease produces the protein MTREASSFATDDVQPEKHSQIFWVLSDSWVMAKRSVKHITRNLDQLLSVALFPIMFFLLFSFVFGGAIDTGGISYVNFLVAGIMVQMLAFGSNYTTLNLAIDLQRGIVDRFRSLPMASSSLLAGHVGADLLRNTISALLVLAVSFPLGFQPVAGPVEWLLVFGLILVFSLAFSWLSAIMGLLVKSMEAAQWTGFIIIFPLTFVSSAFVPTDTMPEALRLFAENQPLTHVIEAMRAWLVGTPVGDSGWLAFAWCIGIIVVSVPIATWIFRRKTSR, from the coding sequence ATGACCAGAGAAGCTTCCTCTTTCGCCACCGACGATGTACAGCCGGAAAAGCACTCCCAGATCTTTTGGGTGCTCAGCGATTCGTGGGTGATGGCCAAACGCAGCGTCAAACATATCACCCGGAACCTCGACCAGCTCCTGTCAGTAGCGCTGTTCCCGATCATGTTCTTCCTCTTGTTCAGCTTCGTCTTTGGCGGCGCGATAGACACCGGCGGCATAAGTTACGTGAACTTTCTTGTGGCCGGCATCATGGTGCAGATGCTGGCCTTTGGCTCAAACTATACGACCCTAAATCTGGCTATTGACCTGCAACGGGGCATTGTAGACAGGTTCCGCTCGCTCCCGATGGCAAGTTCGTCCCTCCTGGCCGGCCACGTCGGGGCAGACCTGCTGCGCAATACAATCTCGGCCCTGCTTGTGCTTGCCGTCAGCTTTCCACTGGGCTTCCAGCCAGTAGCCGGCCCTGTAGAGTGGCTGCTGGTGTTTGGCCTCATTCTTGTCTTTTCGCTTGCCTTTTCGTGGCTGTCAGCCATCATGGGGCTGCTTGTCAAGAGCATGGAGGCGGCGCAGTGGACGGGCTTTATCATCATCTTTCCGTTAACGTTTGTCAGCAGCGCCTTTGTGCCGACTGATACCATGCCCGAGGCGTTGCGGCTTTTTGCCGAAAACCAGCCTCTCACCCATGTCATCGAGGCAATGCGCGCCTGGCTTGTCGGCACGCCCGTCGGAGATTCCGGCTGGCTGGCATTTGCCTGGTGCATTGGCATCATCGTTGTCTCTGTGCCAATAGCGACCTGGATTTTCCGGCGCAAGACTTCGCGTTAA
- a CDS encoding ATP-binding cassette domain-containing protein: MSEDNVIVVKGLRKSFKKLTVLDGIDLCVKRGTVLALLGPNGAGKTTTIRILSTLLLPDGGQAQINGLDVVKDADKVHRLIGLTGQYAAVDEYLTGRENLHMIGRLYRLSYPDIKRRSQELLELFDLVEASARAVKTYSGGMRRRLDLAVSLIASPPVIFLDEPTTGLDPRSRLIMWDIIKQLVAAGTTILLTTQDMDEADRLADKIVVIDGGKIIAEGTSDELKQRVGSERLEITIAGTSSFEAATKVFDNDGDGIHSDGKRRTLSLATEGGVHHLKQVLSRLDEAGVEVENVSFHRPTLDDVFLTLTGHTTGQQPDGEAEKNPPQQEART, translated from the coding sequence ATGTCAGAGGATAACGTTATTGTCGTAAAGGGGCTGAGAAAGTCGTTCAAAAAGCTCACCGTACTTGATGGCATTGATCTTTGCGTCAAGCGGGGTACCGTTCTGGCATTGCTTGGGCCAAACGGCGCCGGGAAAACCACCACCATCCGGATCCTCAGCACGCTGCTTTTGCCTGATGGCGGCCAGGCGCAGATCAACGGCCTTGACGTGGTAAAGGATGCCGACAAGGTGCACCGCCTCATCGGCTTGACGGGCCAGTACGCGGCCGTGGACGAGTACCTGACAGGCAGGGAAAACCTGCACATGATAGGCCGGCTCTACCGCCTCAGCTACCCGGACATCAAGCGGCGCTCGCAGGAGTTGCTAGAGCTGTTTGACCTGGTGGAGGCTTCCGCCCGTGCGGTAAAGACTTATTCCGGCGGCATGCGCCGCCGGCTGGACCTTGCTGTCAGCTTGATAGCGTCCCCGCCGGTTATTTTTCTCGACGAGCCCACCACCGGCCTTGATCCGCGGAGCCGGCTTATAATGTGGGACATCATCAAGCAGCTGGTCGCCGCCGGCACGACCATACTCCTCACCACTCAGGACATGGACGAGGCTGACCGCTTGGCTGACAAGATCGTCGTCATCGACGGAGGCAAGATAATCGCGGAGGGCACCTCTGACGAACTGAAACAGCGAGTAGGCTCCGAGCGGCTGGAAATAACAATTGCTGGCACGAGCAGCTTCGAGGCAGCCACGAAGGTCTTTGATAATGATGGCGACGGCATCCATTCGGATGGCAAAAGGCGGACGCTCAGCCTGGCAACCGAAGGCGGCGTGCATCACCTGAAGCAAGTCCTCAGCCGCCTGGATGAAGCAGGCGTCGAAGTTGAAAACGTGTCGTTCCACCGCCCGACGCTTGATGACGTCTTTCTCACGCTCACAGGGCACACGACAGGGCAGCAGCCGGACGGAGAGGCAGAAAAGAATCCTCCGCAGCAGGAGGCCAGGACATGA
- a CDS encoding alpha/beta fold hydrolase, whose translation MMASEGQDIIKIVDVNGTQLHYIKLGKNHTQSVVFTPAAFSDYRVWQFQIEPFSRNYRVVSYSRRHAYPNKIEDGFHFTEDNDAIRQYASDLAELIRKLDLAPTHLVGHSDGAFVTLYCAYTNPELVKSLVLLEPAALPLLATSQVEEDRKMFQEFWENAIKPAGEALQRGEYENGVRIFMDGAMAKGFFDKLPPPVKQSMIDNAKAFLKQAENPMPKEFRLQELKRISSLPTLFVKGEYSPKFLHRIVDILAPHLPKSEQVTIPGVTHDLGRTTKAEIFNSKVMEFLSRHA comes from the coding sequence ATGATGGCGTCTGAAGGGCAGGATATCATCAAGATTGTTGATGTCAATGGAACGCAGTTACATTACATCAAGCTTGGTAAAAACCACACCCAATCGGTTGTTTTCACTCCTGCGGCATTCAGTGATTACCGCGTTTGGCAATTTCAAATAGAACCTTTTTCACGCAACTATAGGGTCGTTTCCTATAGCAGGAGACATGCATATCCAAACAAAATAGAAGACGGTTTTCATTTTACTGAAGACAATGACGCAATTCGCCAGTATGCTTCTGATCTGGCAGAACTAATACGAAAGTTGGACTTGGCACCAACGCACTTGGTCGGTCATTCCGACGGCGCCTTTGTGACGCTGTATTGTGCATACACAAATCCAGAGCTGGTAAAATCTCTTGTACTTTTAGAACCTGCGGCCTTGCCACTGCTTGCAACAAGCCAAGTGGAAGAGGATCGGAAGATGTTTCAAGAGTTCTGGGAAAATGCGATCAAGCCTGCAGGGGAAGCCCTTCAGCGTGGCGAATATGAAAATGGAGTCAGGATATTTATGGATGGGGCCATGGCCAAGGGCTTTTTTGACAAGCTGCCTCCTCCAGTCAAGCAGTCAATGATAGACAATGCAAAGGCCTTTCTTAAACAGGCAGAAAACCCCATGCCAAAGGAATTTCGCTTGCAAGAGCTAAAGAGGATATCATCTCTGCCAACACTCTTTGTAAAAGGCGAGTATAGCCCAAAGTTTCTCCATCGTATAGTCGATATTCTTGCTCCCCATCTGCCAAAATCAGAACAGGTTACAATTCCAGGAGTCACACATGATCTTGGTCGAACGACTAAAGCAGAGATATTCAATTCAAAAGTCATGGAATTTCTCTCCAGACACGCATAG
- a CDS encoding FkbM family methyltransferase, producing MGIVNFRPLAGKVLRSIKGPKFRPPARDGDRYDIQGSWMYIDDKDSMQLTQYGIYGPEQTELIKRLLRSDYTCLDVGANIGYFTLIMAKQAKRVYAFEPEPRNFDILQKNVAMNNLQNVELYDVAVAETSYKATLHLCGMNRGMHRLYRSHWCNDGTVEVRTVRIDDLVQKADFIKMDIEGAELGALKGMKKLLEKGGTTLMMEFHPPSIVEYGANPRDVYDFMKSLGYSVEIPELDNDDKEVSFEELERIANEKAGTNILCRHR from the coding sequence ATGGGCATTGTAAACTTTAGGCCTCTGGCAGGAAAGGTCCTGAGATCGATAAAAGGGCCAAAATTCAGGCCTCCAGCCAGGGACGGCGACAGGTACGATATTCAGGGGAGCTGGATGTACATCGACGACAAGGACTCGATGCAGCTGACGCAATACGGCATCTACGGTCCGGAACAGACCGAGCTCATCAAGAGGCTCTTAAGGAGCGATTACACGTGCCTTGATGTCGGCGCAAATATCGGCTATTTCACCCTGATAATGGCCAAGCAGGCCAAGAGGGTATACGCGTTTGAGCCAGAGCCCAGAAACTTTGACATTTTGCAAAAGAACGTGGCAATGAACAACTTGCAGAACGTAGAGCTCTACGATGTTGCAGTGGCAGAGACAAGCTACAAGGCAACTCTGCATTTGTGCGGCATGAACAGGGGGATGCACCGCCTTTACCGGTCGCACTGGTGCAACGACGGCACAGTCGAAGTCCGGACGGTCAGGATAGACGACCTCGTACAGAAGGCGGACTTTATCAAGATGGACATAGAAGGCGCAGAGCTGGGCGCGTTAAAGGGGATGAAGAAACTGCTCGAAAAAGGCGGCACAACCCTGATGATGGAATTTCACCCTCCCAGCATTGTCGAATATGGGGCCAACCCTCGTGATGTTTATGACTTTATGAAATCGCTCGGATATTCTGTAGAGATACCGGAGTTGGATAATGACGATAAGGAAGTGTCGTTTGAAGAATTAGAAAGAATAGCTAACGAAAAAGCGGGCACAAACATCCTGTGCAGGCACAGATAA
- a CDS encoding FprA family A-type flavoprotein, with product MPEVSKTFRVAKDTQVSIAEITDGIYRISGFVNEYGITFNQFLIDDEKPTLIHTGPIGMYEGVAEKVKEVIPLEKLAYVAFLHFESDEWGGMGFLKCPDVKLLCSDLSSRLNLMGWDGVPMHHISFWDNEVLKTGMRSLRFIMTPHVHHWDSMMIFEDTTKSLFPSDLFIQPGNNKPVTSDDLSGEMIKLYRGAGIFASEIPVRQTVQRLLKLDPRMTFPMHGSCIDHSSFTRYADALMNNEFAYSGMLLGQKLEVG from the coding sequence GTGCCCGAAGTCAGCAAGACGTTTCGCGTTGCCAAAGACACGCAGGTAAGCATCGCTGAAATAACAGACGGCATCTACCGGATATCCGGATTCGTAAACGAATATGGAATCACGTTCAACCAGTTCTTGATCGACGACGAGAAACCCACACTTATCCATACGGGCCCCATTGGGATGTACGAGGGGGTTGCAGAGAAAGTGAAAGAGGTGATCCCGCTGGAAAAGCTGGCCTACGTTGCATTCCTGCACTTTGAAAGCGACGAATGGGGCGGGATGGGATTTCTGAAATGCCCTGATGTAAAATTATTGTGCAGTGATCTGAGTTCAAGGCTGAATCTCATGGGCTGGGACGGGGTGCCCATGCATCATATCTCGTTTTGGGATAATGAGGTTCTAAAGACCGGGATGAGAAGCTTGCGGTTTATCATGACGCCGCACGTCCATCACTGGGACAGCATGATGATATTTGAAGACACAACAAAGTCGCTTTTCCCTTCGGATCTCTTTATTCAGCCGGGTAACAACAAGCCCGTCACCTCTGATGATCTTTCGGGGGAGATGATCAAGCTTTACAGAGGTGCGGGCATCTTTGCAAGCGAAATTCCTGTCAGACAGACGGTTCAGCGCCTCTTGAAGCTGGATCCCAGAATGACTTTTCCAATGCATGGCTCCTGCATCGACCACAGTTCATTTACGCGGTATGCAGATGCGCTGATGAACAACGAATTTGCGTATTCTGGCATGCTGCTGGGACAAAAGCTCGAAGTCGGCTGA
- a CDS encoding Lrp/AsnC family transcriptional regulator: MAGDLADKLGASSISRQEILAELERWGIRASSLGELSLDQLGDLLQAIACIANGSDDDNNKRRQSTGHGGSKNVVLSSLDKRILLALLSSKGKISSIALSRETGAPLSTVQRRRKRLEAHFLEASYLPRVERLGWHIAMVFISTQGGTAIEVGKELLSWTKSVIRVSRAAGMRATDIAAEVIFNENKDLLDIIERIKAIRGVRNLFWVEVVAELGKNDRCFEFIIDRL; this comes from the coding sequence ATGGCAGGCGATCTCGCAGATAAACTGGGAGCTAGTTCGATATCTAGGCAGGAGATTCTTGCAGAACTCGAAAGGTGGGGCATCCGCGCATCCTCGCTTGGCGAATTATCTCTTGACCAGCTTGGAGACCTGCTCCAAGCCATCGCATGCATCGCCAACGGATCTGACGACGACAACAACAAAAGGAGGCAAAGTACTGGTCATGGCGGCAGCAAGAATGTGGTCCTTTCCTCGCTGGACAAGAGGATCCTGCTGGCATTGCTGTCTTCCAAGGGCAAGATCTCCTCAATCGCGCTCTCGAGGGAGACTGGCGCGCCCCTTAGCACGGTGCAAAGAAGGCGCAAGAGGCTTGAAGCTCACTTTCTTGAAGCATCCTACCTGCCCAGGGTGGAGAGGCTTGGATGGCACATTGCAATGGTTTTCATCAGCACACAAGGAGGGACCGCGATCGAGGTTGGAAAAGAGCTTTTGTCATGGACGAAATCCGTTATCCGTGTCAGCAGGGCCGCGGGAATGAGAGCGACAGACATAGCGGCAGAAGTCATCTTTAATGAAAACAAAGATCTTTTGGACATAATTGAGCGGATCAAGGCAATAAGGGGCGTCAGGAACCTGTTCTGGGTCGAAGTGGTTGCTGAACTTGGCAAGAATGACCGCTGCTTTGAATTTATTATTGACAGGCTATAG